From Armatimonadota bacterium:
TTCGGAGCAAGAAATGTGCCAGGGTTAGCGTGTCGTGATAATGGGCGACCGCACCTGTCTCGGCAGACCGAGCGACCACCGCGTCGGCTGCGGCGCCCATTGAGCTTCGCGGAATGACTTTGCAGACTGAATCGCTGTTTTCAAGCGCAAAACCCCCCATAGTGCGCAGGTAGGGTGCGTTGCTTTGGGGGTCCGCGCCCCGCGCAGATTGGATGATCCGCACCGGCGCGGTTTTTCCGGCGCGGCTGCGCCTGCCTGAAGCACATCGCCGACCCGCATGTCGAGAAAGCGAACACGTTCGCGGCACAAGTCTGCTCTGCCGCGGCAGGAACGCGTTTGTCGCGGCGGGAATAGGGCAGGCGCTGTGTGCGCCGCGCCCGTGGCCAGCGCGCCGGCCTGAGACCTGCGAGCACCATGATCGTCAAAGCACAGGCGCCCAATAGGGTTCTCGACTTCGGGGGCTGGACCGACACCTGGTTCGCCGGCTCCGGCTGCGTGCTGAACTTCGCGGTCAGCCTCTACGCCCAGGTTATCGTCGCCACCCGCGCCCGCCCCGGGGTCAGCATCACCGCCCAGGATTTCGGCGAGATCATTGACATCGCCGCGCCGGGGGCCGAGCCCTACAACGGCAAGCACGACCTGCTCAAGGCGGCGGTCAACGTCATGGGCATAGACAAGCTCGACGCCTACGTCTATGCCGACGTGCCCGCCGGCTGCGGCACCGGCTCCTCGGCGGCGATCTCGGTCGCCCTCATCGGCGCCTTGAGCATGCTCACCGGCGAGTACCACCGGCCCGAGCAGGTGGCCCGCCTCGCGCACGAGCTGGAGACCAAGGAGCTGGGCATCCAGAGCGGGGTGCAGGATCAGATCGCGGCCGCGATGGGCGGCATCGGCTACCACACCATCGAGCCTTACCCGCGCGCGACCACCTCGCGGGTGCGGGTGACGCCGGAGATCGCGTGGGAGTTGGAGAGCCGCCTGGTGCTAGTCTATACCGGCGAGCGCCATCTCTCGGGCGCGGTGCATGAGAAGGTGATCGCCGACTACCAGGCGGGAAACCCGGCCACCCGCAAAGCCATGGAGACCCTCCAGACCACGCCCCAGCTCGCCGCCTCCGCGCTGTGGAAGGGCGACTTCGCCGCCTTCGCCGAGATCATGAACCTCAACAACGCCGCCCAGAAGGCGCTCCATTCCGAGATCACCACCCGCCACATCCAGCGTATCGAGGAGGTGGCGCGGTCGGCGGGCGCCATCGGCTTCAAGATCAACGGCGCGGGCGGGGGAGGCAGCGTGACCGTGCTGTGCGAGACCCGGCGGCGGCGCGAGGTCGAAGAAGCGATCAAGGGCGCCGGCTTTCAGTTGCTGCCGTGCCGCTTCGACTGGGAGGGCCTGCGCACCTGGGTCGCGCGCAAGTAGGTCGCGACGGACCTGAGCGCGGGCAGCCGATAACGGGAGCCTGACCATGAGATCGCTCATCACCGGCATCACCGGCTTCGTCGGCTCGCACCTCGCGGAGCACCTGCTGGCGCAGGGCGCCGAGGTCTTCGGCACCGCCCGCTGGCGCAGCGACACCGCCAACATTGACCACCTCGAGGGTCGCATCGGCCTCGTCGAGTGCGACATCCGCGACAGCGCCTCGGTCAAGCAGGTGCTGCTCGACGTGCGCCCCGACGAGATCTATCACCTCGCCGCCCAGAGCTTCGTCCCCACCTCGTGGCGCGCGCCCTCGGAGACGCTGGAGACCAACATCGTGGGCGAGGTGCACCTGCTGGAGGCGGTGCGAGGGCTAGACCCCAGCCCCCGCGTGCAGATCGCCGGCTCCTCCGAGGAGTACGGCATGGCCCGCGAGGACGAGCTGCCCATCCGCGAGACCAATCCGCTGCGGCCGCTGAGCCCGTACGCCGTCAGCAAGGTCGGCCAGGACCTGCTCGCCTACCAGTACGCCATGAGCTACGGCCTCCATCTGGTCCGCACGCGCGCCTTCAATCACACCGGCCCGCGGCGCGGTTCGGTGTTCGTCACCTCCAACTTCGCCAAACAGATCGCCGACATCGAGAAGGGTCGCCAGGAGCCGGTCATGCGCGTCGGCAACCTGGAGGCGCGGCGCGATTTCACCGATGTGCGCGACATCGTGCGCGGCTATGTGCTGGCGGTGCGCGAGGGCGAGCCGGGCGAGGTTTACAACCTGTGCTCGGGCGTCGCGCGCACCATCCGCGAGGTGCTCGATCTGCTGCTCAGCCGCTCCCAGGTGCAAGTGAAAGTCGAGCAGGAGCCCGCGCGCATGCGGCCCTCCGACGTGCCCGTGCTCCAGGGCGATTTCGGGAAGTTCCACGCTCGCACGGGGTGGAAGCCGCAGATCCCCTTCGAGCAGACCGTCGCCGACCTGCTCGACTACTGGCGCGGGCAGGCGTAGCGCGTCGCTGCGGACATCCAGAGGCCCCGTCTACCACTGGAGCGGAAAACGTGGGCGTCCCGAAAACGCTTGTGGGTAGCTCGACCATGTGGCACAGCCGCCCTCGGCTGTGTGCGGTCCGCATGAAGGGCAAGTAGAGC
This genomic window contains:
- a CDS encoding GHMP kinase encodes the protein MIVKAQAPNRVLDFGGWTDTWFAGSGCVLNFAVSLYAQVIVATRARPGVSITAQDFGEIIDIAAPGAEPYNGKHDLLKAAVNVMGIDKLDAYVYADVPAGCGTGSSAAISVALIGALSMLTGEYHRPEQVARLAHELETKELGIQSGVQDQIAAAMGGIGYHTIEPYPRATTSRVRVTPEIAWELESRLVLVYTGERHLSGAVHEKVIADYQAGNPATRKAMETLQTTPQLAASALWKGDFAAFAEIMNLNNAAQKALHSEITTRHIQRIEEVARSAGAIGFKINGAGGGGSVTVLCETRRRREVEEAIKGAGFQLLPCRFDWEGLRTWVARK
- a CDS encoding GDP-mannose 4,6-dehydratase is translated as MRSLITGITGFVGSHLAEHLLAQGAEVFGTARWRSDTANIDHLEGRIGLVECDIRDSASVKQVLLDVRPDEIYHLAAQSFVPTSWRAPSETLETNIVGEVHLLEAVRGLDPSPRVQIAGSSEEYGMAREDELPIRETNPLRPLSPYAVSKVGQDLLAYQYAMSYGLHLVRTRAFNHTGPRRGSVFVTSNFAKQIADIEKGRQEPVMRVGNLEARRDFTDVRDIVRGYVLAVREGEPGEVYNLCSGVARTIREVLDLLLSRSQVQVKVEQEPARMRPSDVPVLQGDFGKFHARTGWKPQIPFEQTVADLLDYWRGQA